From one Ooceraea biroi isolate clonal line C1 chromosome 7, Obir_v5.4, whole genome shotgun sequence genomic stretch:
- the LOC105277584 gene encoding neurexin-4 isoform X1: MIALRCLVYAFAVVASSSAYAYDDECNIPLLDRAQLTATTSLPERGPNNARLSGDSTWSPELSSYDQHLTMELGDRYEIRSIATRGRAHTNEYVTEYIVQYSDDGQAWASYESQDGVDEMFKGNVNGDSIKLNKFEVPIIAQWIRINPTRWRDRISLRIELYGCDYVSDVVSFNGSSLVRLDLLREPIETDRHFLRFRFKTNNADGVLMYSRGTQGDYIALQLRDNRMLLNIDLGSGIMTSLSVGSLLDDNMWHDVLISRNRKNISFSVDRVLIKGRIKGQFHRLDLNRELYIGGVPNKQDGLVVSQNFTGCIENFYLNATNIIHELKETEIIGENLRYYKINTIYTCPEPPVIPVTFLTPGSYARLKGYEGVPSMNVSLAFRTYEERGIILFHQFTTPGYVKLYLEEGKLKVDIQTKDNPFATLDNFYEKFNDGKWHQVILTIAKNSLILNVDGRPMKTERLLEMMTGSFYLVGGVIGVGSNYGFVGCMRMISIDGNYKLPTDWKEEEYCCKNEVVFDTCQMIDRCNPNPCKHCGVCRQNSDEFSCDCANTGYAGAVCHTSLNPLSCEAYKNMNSVNQRAEIKIDVDGSGPLKPFPVTCEFFADGRVMTVLRHSNEHVTPVDGFEEAGSFIQDINYDADLDQIEALLNRSISCRQRINYACKHSKLFNSPVPQGDYFRPNSWWVSRNNQKMDYWGGALPGSRKCECGILGNCADPTKWCNCDAGLEGWLEDGGDITEKEYLPVKQLRFGDTGTPLDEKEGRYTLGPLICEGDDLFKNVVTFRIVDATINLPTFDIGHSGDIYFEFRTTIEDAVIIHSKGPTDYIKVSINNGNQIHFQYVAGGGPLTVSVQTSYNLADNRWHSVSVERNRKEARIVIDGALKNEVREPPGPVRALHLTSDLVIGATTDYRDGFVGCIRALLLNGELQDLRSYARRGLYGIAEDCFGRCESSPCLNNGTCHERYDGYWCDCRWTAFKGPICADEIGVNMRPSSMIKYDFMGSWRSTIAEKIRVGFTTTNPKGFLLGLFSNISGEYMTIMVSNSGHLRVVFDFGFERQEVIFPYKHFGLGQYHDIRIGRKNSGATLIMQVDNYEPREFNFNIKNSADAQFNNIQYMYIGKNESMTEGFAGCISRVEFDDIYPLKLLFQENGPDNVRSLGTPLTEDFCGVEPITHPPDVIETRPPPQVDEEKVKAAYNETDTAILGSVLAVILIALVIMAILIGRYMSRHKGEYLTQEDKGAEIALDPDSAVVNSATGHQVQKKKEWFI; this comes from the exons ATGATCGCTCTCAGGTGTCTCGTGTACGCATTCGCCGTAGTGGCGAGCTCGTCCGCGTATGCTT ATGATGATGAATGTAACATTCCGCTTTTGGATCGAGCTCAACTAACAGCAACTACTTCCTTACCCGAACGAGGCCCGAACAATGCTAGGCTAAGTG GAGATTCCACGTGGTCACCAGAACTTAGCAGTTACGATCAACATCTTACTATGGAGCTGGGGGACAGATATGAGATACGCAGCATTGCTACGCGAGGGCGGGCTCATACTAATGAATACGTGACAGAATATATTGTCCAATATTCCGATGATGGTCAAGCTTGGGCAAGTTATGAAAGCCAGGATGGTGTAGATGAG ATGTTTAAAGGTAATGTAAACGGAGACAGCATAAAGCTTAACAAGTTCGAAGTGCCAATAATCGCGCAATGGATAAGAATAAATCCTACGCGATGGCGAGACAGGATATCGCTGCGGATTGAGCTTTACGGATGCGATTATG TGTCTGACGTTGTTTCTTTCAACGGATCGTCTCTCGTACGCCTGGATCTACTCAGAGAACCCATCGAAACTGATAGACACTTTTTACGTTTCCGATTTAAAACTAATAACGCCGATGGTGTATTGATGTATTCTCGTGGTACACAAGGGGATTATATAGCCTTGCAATTGCGCGACAACAGAATGTTGCTTAACATTGACCTCGGATCTGGTATTATGACGAGTCTGTCCGTGGGCAGTCTTCTGGACGACAATATGTGGCACGATGTCTTAATTTCCCGCaataggaaaaatatttcattctctGTCGATAGAGTGTTGATTAAGGGTAGAATAAAAGGACAGTTTCATCGACTGGACTTAAATCGAGAA CTTTATATTGGTGGCGTGCCCAACAAGCAAGACGGTTTGGTAGTGAGCCAGAACTTCACCGGTTgcatagaaaatttttatctaaacgcaacaaatataattcatGAGCTGAAGGAGACGGAAATTATAGGGGAGAACTTGAGATATTACAAGATCAATACGATCTACACCTGTCCGGAACCTCCGGTGATACCGGTCACGTTTTTAACACCCGGATCTTATGCTAGATTGAAGGGTTACGAGGGTGTACCTTCCATGAACGTCTCCCTCGCATTTCGAACTTACGAGGAGCGAggaataattctttttcatcAGTTTACGACCCCAGGCTACGTGAAG TTATACCTGGAAGAAGGTAAATTAAAAGTCGACATACAAACGAAGGACAATCCGTTTGCAACGTTGGACAACTTCTACGAGAAATTCAATGACGGGAAGTGGCATCAAGTGATTTTGACGATCGCCAAGAATTCTCTTATCTTGAATGTGGACGGCAGACCGATGAAAACGGAGCGCCTTCTCGAGATGATGACCGGCTCGTTTTATCTGGTTGGCGGTGTGATCGGAGTGGGAAGCAATTACGGTTTCGTCGGCTGCATGAGAATGATAAGTATCGACGGGAATTACAAATTACCGACCGATTGGAAGGAAGAGGAGTATTGCTGCAAAAACGAAGTCGTCTTTGACACCTGTCAAATGATAGACCGCTGCAATCCGAATCCTTGCAAGCACTGCGGTGTCTGCCGTCAAAATTCTGATGAATTTTCCTGCGATTGTGCCAATACCGGATACGCTGGCGCCGTTTGTCATACCT CGTTAAATCCACTCTCGTGCGAGGcatacaaaaatatgaattcCGTAAATCAGCGAGCGGAAATTAAAATCGACGTCGACGGAAGCGGACCTTTGAAGCCGTTCCCCGTCACTTGCGAGTTCTTCGCCGACGGCCGCGTAATGACGGTTTTACGCCATAGTAACGAGCACGTCACACCCGTCGACGGATTCGAGGAAGCCGGCAGCTTTATACAGGACATTAATTATGACGCCGATCTCGATCAAATAGAAGCTCTGTTAAACCGGTCTATAAGCTGCAGACAAAGAATAAACTACGCGTGCAAACATTCCAAGTTATTTAACTCTCCAG TTCCTCAGGGTGATTATTTTAGACCGAATTCCTGGTGGGTCAGTCGAAATAACCAGAAGATGGATTACTGGGGCGGTGCACTGCCCGGATCGCGAAAGTGCGAATGCGGTATTCTTGGAAACTGTGCGGATCCTACCAAGTGGTGCAACTGCGACGCTGGTTTAGAGGGATGGTTAGAAGATGGTGGCGATATTACGGAGAAGGAATATCTGCCCGTGAAGCAGTTACGTTTCGGTGACACGGGTACACCGCTCGACGAAAAGGAGGGTCGTTATACGCTAGGTCCGCTCATTTGCGAGGGCGATG ATTTATTCAAGAACGTAGTCACATTCCGTATTGTGGACGCTACCATTAATCTGCCGACGTTCGATATCGGCCATAGCGGGgatatttatttcgaattCAGAACTACGATCGAAGACGCCGTGATAATCCATAGCAAGGGACCTACCGATTACATCAAGGTCTCCATAAATAACGGAAATCAGATACACTTCCAGTATGTGGCCGGCGGTGGGCCGCTCACCGTGAGCGTGCAGACATCTTACAATCTGGCCGATAATCGGTGGCACTCGGTGTCGGTGGAGAGGAACCGCAAGGAGGCCCGGATCGTCATCGACGGAGCGCTGAAGAACGAAGTGCGGGAGCCTCCGGGTCCCGTACGAGCGCTTCATCTCACCTCAGATCTCGTGATAGGCGCCACGACTGATTACAGGGACGGGTTCGTAGGTTGCATAAGAGCCCTGCTTCTCAATGGCGAGTTACAAGACTTGCGTAGCTACGCCCGCCGTGGATTGTACGGCATTGCGGAAGATTGCTTCGGCAGATGCGAAAGCAGCCCTTGCCTCAATAATGGCACGTGCCACGAGAGATACGATGGTTACTGGTGCGATTGTCGATGGACCGCGTTCAAGGGACCTATCTGCGCGGACG AGATTGGCGTGAACATGCGGCCCAGCTCGATGATAAAATATGACTTTATGGGCAGCTGGCGTTCCACTATCGCCGAGAAGATACGCGTGGGTTTCACGACGACGAATCCAAAGGGATTCCTGCTTGGTCTCTTCTCTAATATCTCGGGAGAATACATGACGATAATGGTGTCGAACAGCGGGCACTTGCGCGTGGTGTTCGACTTCGGTTTCGAGCGGCAGGAAGTCATATTCCCCTACAAACATTTCGGTTTGGGACAGTACCACGACATCAGGATCGGCAGGAAGAATTCGGGCGCTACCCTAATCATGCAAGTCGACAATTACGAGCCGCGCGAGTTCAACTTTAACATCAAGAATTCCGCGGACGCGCAATTCAATAACATCCAGTACATGTACATCGGCAAGAACGAATCTATGACGGAGGGATTCGCGGGCTGCATATCCAGGGTCGAATTCGACGACATATATCCGCTCAAGCTACTGTTCCAAGAGAACGGACCTGACAACGTGCGCTCGCTCGGTACGCCTTTGACCGAGGATTTCTGCGGCGTCGAACCGATCACGCATCCGCCCGATGTCATAGAGACGCGACCACCGCCACAAGTGGACGAGGAAAAAGTGAAAGCCGCGTACAACGAGACCGACACGGCGATCCTGGGAAGCGTACTGGCGGTTATTCTGATCGCGCTCGTCATCATGGCGATTCTCATAGGTAGATATATGTCTAGACATAAGGGCGAGTACCTGACGCAAGAAGACAAGGGTGCGGAGATTGCGCTGGACCCGGATTCTGCGGTCGTGAACTCCGCCACCGGCCACCAGGtccagaaaaagaaagagtggTTCATCTAA
- the LOC105277584 gene encoding neurexin-4 isoform X2, with protein sequence MIALRCLVYAFAVVASSSAYAYDDECNIPLLDRAQLTATTSLPERGPNNARLSGGNAWTASSSDFGQYLIIDLGQIMNITHVATQGRSLQNEYVMEYRISYGTNGLDYVDFKEEDGNAKMFKGNVNGDSIKLNKFEVPIIAQWIRINPTRWRDRISLRIELYGCDYVSDVVSFNGSSLVRLDLLREPIETDRHFLRFRFKTNNADGVLMYSRGTQGDYIALQLRDNRMLLNIDLGSGIMTSLSVGSLLDDNMWHDVLISRNRKNISFSVDRVLIKGRIKGQFHRLDLNRELYIGGVPNKQDGLVVSQNFTGCIENFYLNATNIIHELKETEIIGENLRYYKINTIYTCPEPPVIPVTFLTPGSYARLKGYEGVPSMNVSLAFRTYEERGIILFHQFTTPGYVKLYLEEGKLKVDIQTKDNPFATLDNFYEKFNDGKWHQVILTIAKNSLILNVDGRPMKTERLLEMMTGSFYLVGGVIGVGSNYGFVGCMRMISIDGNYKLPTDWKEEEYCCKNEVVFDTCQMIDRCNPNPCKHCGVCRQNSDEFSCDCANTGYAGAVCHTSLNPLSCEAYKNMNSVNQRAEIKIDVDGSGPLKPFPVTCEFFADGRVMTVLRHSNEHVTPVDGFEEAGSFIQDINYDADLDQIEALLNRSISCRQRINYACKHSKLFNSPVPQGDYFRPNSWWVSRNNQKMDYWGGALPGSRKCECGILGNCADPTKWCNCDAGLEGWLEDGGDITEKEYLPVKQLRFGDTGTPLDEKEGRYTLGPLICEGDDLFKNVVTFRIVDATINLPTFDIGHSGDIYFEFRTTIEDAVIIHSKGPTDYIKVSINNGNQIHFQYVAGGGPLTVSVQTSYNLADNRWHSVSVERNRKEARIVIDGALKNEVREPPGPVRALHLTSDLVIGATTDYRDGFVGCIRALLLNGELQDLRSYARRGLYGIAEDCFGRCESSPCLNNGTCHERYDGYWCDCRWTAFKGPICADEIGVNMRPSSMIKYDFMGSWRSTIAEKIRVGFTTTNPKGFLLGLFSNISGEYMTIMVSNSGHLRVVFDFGFERQEVIFPYKHFGLGQYHDIRIGRKNSGATLIMQVDNYEPREFNFNIKNSADAQFNNIQYMYIGKNESMTEGFAGCISRVEFDDIYPLKLLFQENGPDNVRSLGTPLTEDFCGVEPITHPPDVIETRPPPQVDEEKVKAAYNETDTAILGSVLAVILIALVIMAILIGRYMSRHKGEYLTQEDKGAEIALDPDSAVVNSATGHQVQKKKEWFI encoded by the exons ATGATCGCTCTCAGGTGTCTCGTGTACGCATTCGCCGTAGTGGCGAGCTCGTCCGCGTATGCTT ATGATGATGAATGTAACATTCCGCTTTTGGATCGAGCTCAACTAACAGCAACTACTTCCTTACCCGAACGAGGCCCGAACAATGCTAGGCTAAGTG GCGGAAACGCATGGACGGCTAGCAGCTCTGATTTTGGTCAGTATTTAATAATCGACTTGGGCCAAATAATGAACATCACGCATGTGGCGACTCAAGGACGATCGCTGCAGAACGAATATGTTATGGAGTATCGTATTAGCTATGGTACCAATGGCCTTGACTACGTTGATTTCAAGGAAGAAGATGGCAACGCAAAG ATGTTTAAAGGTAATGTAAACGGAGACAGCATAAAGCTTAACAAGTTCGAAGTGCCAATAATCGCGCAATGGATAAGAATAAATCCTACGCGATGGCGAGACAGGATATCGCTGCGGATTGAGCTTTACGGATGCGATTATG TGTCTGACGTTGTTTCTTTCAACGGATCGTCTCTCGTACGCCTGGATCTACTCAGAGAACCCATCGAAACTGATAGACACTTTTTACGTTTCCGATTTAAAACTAATAACGCCGATGGTGTATTGATGTATTCTCGTGGTACACAAGGGGATTATATAGCCTTGCAATTGCGCGACAACAGAATGTTGCTTAACATTGACCTCGGATCTGGTATTATGACGAGTCTGTCCGTGGGCAGTCTTCTGGACGACAATATGTGGCACGATGTCTTAATTTCCCGCaataggaaaaatatttcattctctGTCGATAGAGTGTTGATTAAGGGTAGAATAAAAGGACAGTTTCATCGACTGGACTTAAATCGAGAA CTTTATATTGGTGGCGTGCCCAACAAGCAAGACGGTTTGGTAGTGAGCCAGAACTTCACCGGTTgcatagaaaatttttatctaaacgcaacaaatataattcatGAGCTGAAGGAGACGGAAATTATAGGGGAGAACTTGAGATATTACAAGATCAATACGATCTACACCTGTCCGGAACCTCCGGTGATACCGGTCACGTTTTTAACACCCGGATCTTATGCTAGATTGAAGGGTTACGAGGGTGTACCTTCCATGAACGTCTCCCTCGCATTTCGAACTTACGAGGAGCGAggaataattctttttcatcAGTTTACGACCCCAGGCTACGTGAAG TTATACCTGGAAGAAGGTAAATTAAAAGTCGACATACAAACGAAGGACAATCCGTTTGCAACGTTGGACAACTTCTACGAGAAATTCAATGACGGGAAGTGGCATCAAGTGATTTTGACGATCGCCAAGAATTCTCTTATCTTGAATGTGGACGGCAGACCGATGAAAACGGAGCGCCTTCTCGAGATGATGACCGGCTCGTTTTATCTGGTTGGCGGTGTGATCGGAGTGGGAAGCAATTACGGTTTCGTCGGCTGCATGAGAATGATAAGTATCGACGGGAATTACAAATTACCGACCGATTGGAAGGAAGAGGAGTATTGCTGCAAAAACGAAGTCGTCTTTGACACCTGTCAAATGATAGACCGCTGCAATCCGAATCCTTGCAAGCACTGCGGTGTCTGCCGTCAAAATTCTGATGAATTTTCCTGCGATTGTGCCAATACCGGATACGCTGGCGCCGTTTGTCATACCT CGTTAAATCCACTCTCGTGCGAGGcatacaaaaatatgaattcCGTAAATCAGCGAGCGGAAATTAAAATCGACGTCGACGGAAGCGGACCTTTGAAGCCGTTCCCCGTCACTTGCGAGTTCTTCGCCGACGGCCGCGTAATGACGGTTTTACGCCATAGTAACGAGCACGTCACACCCGTCGACGGATTCGAGGAAGCCGGCAGCTTTATACAGGACATTAATTATGACGCCGATCTCGATCAAATAGAAGCTCTGTTAAACCGGTCTATAAGCTGCAGACAAAGAATAAACTACGCGTGCAAACATTCCAAGTTATTTAACTCTCCAG TTCCTCAGGGTGATTATTTTAGACCGAATTCCTGGTGGGTCAGTCGAAATAACCAGAAGATGGATTACTGGGGCGGTGCACTGCCCGGATCGCGAAAGTGCGAATGCGGTATTCTTGGAAACTGTGCGGATCCTACCAAGTGGTGCAACTGCGACGCTGGTTTAGAGGGATGGTTAGAAGATGGTGGCGATATTACGGAGAAGGAATATCTGCCCGTGAAGCAGTTACGTTTCGGTGACACGGGTACACCGCTCGACGAAAAGGAGGGTCGTTATACGCTAGGTCCGCTCATTTGCGAGGGCGATG ATTTATTCAAGAACGTAGTCACATTCCGTATTGTGGACGCTACCATTAATCTGCCGACGTTCGATATCGGCCATAGCGGGgatatttatttcgaattCAGAACTACGATCGAAGACGCCGTGATAATCCATAGCAAGGGACCTACCGATTACATCAAGGTCTCCATAAATAACGGAAATCAGATACACTTCCAGTATGTGGCCGGCGGTGGGCCGCTCACCGTGAGCGTGCAGACATCTTACAATCTGGCCGATAATCGGTGGCACTCGGTGTCGGTGGAGAGGAACCGCAAGGAGGCCCGGATCGTCATCGACGGAGCGCTGAAGAACGAAGTGCGGGAGCCTCCGGGTCCCGTACGAGCGCTTCATCTCACCTCAGATCTCGTGATAGGCGCCACGACTGATTACAGGGACGGGTTCGTAGGTTGCATAAGAGCCCTGCTTCTCAATGGCGAGTTACAAGACTTGCGTAGCTACGCCCGCCGTGGATTGTACGGCATTGCGGAAGATTGCTTCGGCAGATGCGAAAGCAGCCCTTGCCTCAATAATGGCACGTGCCACGAGAGATACGATGGTTACTGGTGCGATTGTCGATGGACCGCGTTCAAGGGACCTATCTGCGCGGACG AGATTGGCGTGAACATGCGGCCCAGCTCGATGATAAAATATGACTTTATGGGCAGCTGGCGTTCCACTATCGCCGAGAAGATACGCGTGGGTTTCACGACGACGAATCCAAAGGGATTCCTGCTTGGTCTCTTCTCTAATATCTCGGGAGAATACATGACGATAATGGTGTCGAACAGCGGGCACTTGCGCGTGGTGTTCGACTTCGGTTTCGAGCGGCAGGAAGTCATATTCCCCTACAAACATTTCGGTTTGGGACAGTACCACGACATCAGGATCGGCAGGAAGAATTCGGGCGCTACCCTAATCATGCAAGTCGACAATTACGAGCCGCGCGAGTTCAACTTTAACATCAAGAATTCCGCGGACGCGCAATTCAATAACATCCAGTACATGTACATCGGCAAGAACGAATCTATGACGGAGGGATTCGCGGGCTGCATATCCAGGGTCGAATTCGACGACATATATCCGCTCAAGCTACTGTTCCAAGAGAACGGACCTGACAACGTGCGCTCGCTCGGTACGCCTTTGACCGAGGATTTCTGCGGCGTCGAACCGATCACGCATCCGCCCGATGTCATAGAGACGCGACCACCGCCACAAGTGGACGAGGAAAAAGTGAAAGCCGCGTACAACGAGACCGACACGGCGATCCTGGGAAGCGTACTGGCGGTTATTCTGATCGCGCTCGTCATCATGGCGATTCTCATAGGTAGATATATGTCTAGACATAAGGGCGAGTACCTGACGCAAGAAGACAAGGGTGCGGAGATTGCGCTGGACCCGGATTCTGCGGTCGTGAACTCCGCCACCGGCCACCAGGtccagaaaaagaaagagtggTTCATCTAA
- the LOC105277585 gene encoding uncharacterized protein LOC105277585 isoform X2, whose protein sequence is MFFLILLDADCSGRTLATLLVAWVATAMVASILLRWEYMWIVLAILTMLFLFVCGYTAYYVKRAHARMLIEEQRRAIRTISGIAERNNRREMERSAYATQLTVDLPPSYASVMSAQPTSTPPPASLQIDRSGEDKFEEPPPYSTVINISVQEQTAQEASSVSNTSSSALTKKDDAISDSAPTATTLVSASASAPLRCVESS, encoded by the exons ATGTTTTTTCTGATTTTGTTG GATGCGGATTGCTCCGGCCGTACGCTCGCTACCCTCCTGGTTGCGTGGGTGGCGACGGCGATGGTAGCTTCGATTTTATTGCGATGGGAATATATGTGGATCGTATTGGCGATACTGACGATGCTGTTCTTGTTCGTTTGCGGGTACACCGCTTATTACGTGAAGAGAGCTCACGCGAGAATGTTGATCGAGGAGCAGAGGAGGGCAATACGCACGATTTCCGGCATAGCGGAGCGCAATAACCGCCGAGAG ATGGAGAGATCGGCATACGCAACTCAGTTGACTGTAGACTTACCACCATCTTACGCATCTGTAATGTCCGCGCAGCCGACGTCGACGCCTCCTCCAGCATCATTGCAGATCGATCGATCCGGAGAAGACAAATTTGAAGAACCACCGCCGTATTCGACCGTGATCAACATAAGTGTGCAGGAGCAAACCGCTCAAGAAGCCTCAAGCGTATCCAACACGTCGTCATCCGCGCTCACGAAGAAGGACGACGCGATTTCCGATTCCGCTCCTACTGCTACTACTCTCGTCTCCGCTTCTGCTTCCGCACCCCTAAGATGCGTGGAAAGCAGTTGA
- the LOC105277585 gene encoding uncharacterized protein LOC105277585 isoform X1: MSIIQPVQDADCSGRTLATLLVAWVATAMVASILLRWEYMWIVLAILTMLFLFVCGYTAYYVKRAHARMLIEEQRRAIRTISGIAERNNRREMERSAYATQLTVDLPPSYASVMSAQPTSTPPPASLQIDRSGEDKFEEPPPYSTVINISVQEQTAQEASSVSNTSSSALTKKDDAISDSAPTATTLVSASASAPLRCVESS, encoded by the exons ATGTCTATAATACAACCTGTTCAGGATGCGGATTGCTCCGGCCGTACGCTCGCTACCCTCCTGGTTGCGTGGGTGGCGACGGCGATGGTAGCTTCGATTTTATTGCGATGGGAATATATGTGGATCGTATTGGCGATACTGACGATGCTGTTCTTGTTCGTTTGCGGGTACACCGCTTATTACGTGAAGAGAGCTCACGCGAGAATGTTGATCGAGGAGCAGAGGAGGGCAATACGCACGATTTCCGGCATAGCGGAGCGCAATAACCGCCGAGAG ATGGAGAGATCGGCATACGCAACTCAGTTGACTGTAGACTTACCACCATCTTACGCATCTGTAATGTCCGCGCAGCCGACGTCGACGCCTCCTCCAGCATCATTGCAGATCGATCGATCCGGAGAAGACAAATTTGAAGAACCACCGCCGTATTCGACCGTGATCAACATAAGTGTGCAGGAGCAAACCGCTCAAGAAGCCTCAAGCGTATCCAACACGTCGTCATCCGCGCTCACGAAGAAGGACGACGCGATTTCCGATTCCGCTCCTACTGCTACTACTCTCGTCTCCGCTTCTGCTTCCGCACCCCTAAGATGCGTGGAAAGCAGTTGA
- the LOC109610852 gene encoding L-aminoadipate-semialdehyde dehydrogenase-phosphopantetheinyl transferase: MFRSNIFKMSSAVRWAFNWKEWNPSEREFEHAISCIQSDEKARLGRFVFRKDVRASLAGRLLMRKFVSDYGGLPYDKIIFLRNEHNRPVLKDNSIAVSFNVSHHGSYAVLAGETIHVKLGVDIMTLEHTGNKNIPEYFRLMDRNFSAAEWREIKGSSGKPEAEQLSMFYRHWALKESYVKALGVGITVDLRKIDFRTNSSLREGLITTDTDLYTDAIQQDWLFEETLLDSQHCVAVAISRENENRSSSRNVMFETLDYDKLMTHAVPLFPIDSQYTAQYFAKSEKPRFM, translated from the coding sequence ATGTTTAggagtaatatttttaaaatgtcgTCAGCTGTTCGTTGGGCATTCAATTGGAAAGAGTGGAACCCAAGCGAGCGCGAGTTTGAGCACGCAATTTCTTGCATACAAAGTGATGAGAAAGCTAGATTAGGAAGATTTGTATTTCGTAAAGACGTTAGAGCTTCCCTTGCAGGTAGATTGTTAATGAGAAAATTTGTCAGTGATTATGGGGGTCTCCCATATgacaaaatcatttttctcagaaACGAACACAACAGGCCTGTGTTGAAAGATAATTCTATTGCTGTGAGTTTTAATGTATCTCATCATGGTTCCTACGCGGTTTTAGCTGGCGAGACTATACATGTAAAATTAGGTGTAGATATCATGACGTTAGAACATACTGGGAACAAAAATATCCCCGAATATTTCCGTTTAATGGACAGAAACTTCTCAGCTGCCGAGTGGAGGGAGATTAAAGGTTCTTCAGGAAAACCTGAAGCAGAACAGTTATCTATGTTCTACAGACATTGGGCGTTAAAGGAAAGCTATGTTAAGGCATTGGGAGTAGGGATTACTGTCGATCTAAGAAAGATAGATTTTCGAACGAATTCATCGTTACGCGAAGGTTTGATCACAACCGACACAGACTTGTATACCGACGCAATCCAACAGGATTGGTTGTTTGAGGAAACTTTACTCGATTCGCAGCATTGCGTCGCCGTAGCGATATCGCGAGAAAACGAAAATCGATCATCATCACGGAATGTGATGTTTGAGACGTTGGATTACGACAAGCTTATGACGCACGCAGTTCCACTTTTTCCAATAGATTCGCAATATACGGCTCAATATTTCGCCAAATCTGAAAAGCCAAGATTTATGTGA